In a genomic window of Mycolicibacillus parakoreensis:
- a CDS encoding anthranilate synthase component I produces the protein MNRVQTDTVDSQATLSREDFRALAADHRVVAVTRKVLADAETPLSAYRKLGAGRPGTFLLESAENGRSWSRWSFIGAGAPTALTVRDGAATWLGATPQGAPTGGDPLQVLAATLELLATETLQELPPLSGGMVGFFTYDLVRRLERLPELTVDDLGLPDMLLLLATDMAAVDHHEGTITLIANAVNWDGTADRVDEAYDDAVDRLDVMTAALGQPLPSTVATFHRPQPQYRAQRTEDDYSRIVDRLVGEIEAGEAFQVVPSQRFEIDTAVDPIDVYRMLRVSNPSPYMYLLHVPDDHGELAFSIVGSSPEALVTVADGRATTHPIAGTRWRGQTDEEDQLLGKELLADQKERAEHLMLVDLGRNDLGRVCVPGSVRVEDYSHIERYSHVMHLVSTVTGLLAEGRTALDAVTACFPAGTLSGAPKVRAMELIEQVEKTRRGLYGGVVGYLDFAGNADFAIAIRTALMRDGTAYVQAGGGVVADSNGPYEYTEATNKARAVLGAVAAAETLTRPSGGRGG, from the coding sequence ATGAACCGCGTGCAGACCGACACCGTCGATTCGCAGGCCACGCTGTCTCGCGAGGACTTCCGCGCTCTGGCCGCCGACCACCGGGTGGTGGCGGTGACCCGCAAGGTGCTCGCCGACGCCGAGACCCCGCTGTCGGCCTACCGCAAACTCGGTGCCGGGCGTCCGGGCACCTTCCTGCTGGAGTCCGCGGAGAACGGCCGGTCCTGGTCCCGGTGGTCGTTCATCGGCGCCGGCGCCCCGACCGCGTTGACCGTGCGTGACGGCGCCGCCACCTGGCTCGGCGCCACCCCGCAGGGGGCACCCACCGGCGGGGATCCGCTGCAGGTGCTGGCCGCCACCTTGGAGTTGCTGGCCACCGAGACCCTGCAGGAGCTGCCGCCGCTCTCGGGCGGGATGGTCGGGTTTTTCACCTACGACCTGGTGCGCCGCCTGGAGCGCCTGCCGGAACTGACCGTCGACGACCTCGGCCTGCCGGACATGCTGTTGTTGTTGGCGACCGACATGGCCGCGGTCGACCATCATGAGGGCACGATCACGCTCATCGCCAACGCGGTGAACTGGGACGGCACCGCCGACCGGGTCGATGAGGCCTACGACGACGCCGTGGACCGCCTCGACGTGATGACCGCCGCGCTGGGCCAGCCGCTGCCGTCGACGGTGGCCACATTCCACCGACCGCAGCCGCAGTACCGGGCGCAGCGCACCGAGGACGACTACAGCCGGATCGTCGACCGGTTGGTCGGCGAGATCGAGGCCGGTGAGGCGTTTCAGGTGGTGCCCTCGCAGCGCTTCGAGATCGACACCGCCGTCGACCCGATCGACGTCTACCGGATGCTGCGGGTCTCCAACCCCAGCCCGTACATGTACCTGCTGCACGTGCCCGACGACCACGGCGAGTTGGCCTTCTCGATCGTCGGGTCCAGTCCGGAGGCCCTGGTCACCGTCGCCGACGGGCGCGCGACCACCCATCCGATCGCCGGCACCCGCTGGCGCGGGCAGACCGACGAGGAAGACCAGCTCCTCGGCAAGGAGTTGCTGGCCGACCAGAAGGAGCGCGCCGAGCACCTGATGCTGGTCGACCTGGGCCGCAACGACCTGGGGCGGGTGTGTGTGCCGGGTAGCGTCCGGGTGGAGGATTACAGCCACATCGAACGCTACAGCCACGTCATGCACCTGGTGTCGACGGTGACCGGGCTGCTGGCCGAGGGCCGCACCGCGCTGGATGCGGTGACCGCCTGCTTCCCGGCCGGCACCCTGTCGGGGGCGCCGAAGGTGCGCGCGATGGAGCTGATCGAACAGGTCGAGAAGACCCGCCGGGGCCTGTACGGCGGGGTGGTCGGCTATCTCGACTTCGCCGGCAACGCCGACTTCGCGATCGCCATCCGCACCGCGTTGATGCGCGACGGCACCGCGTACGTCCAGGCCGGCGGCGGGGTGGTGGCCGACTCCAACGGCCCCTACGAGTACACCGAGGCCACCAACAAGGCCCGCGCGGTACTCGGCGCCGTCGCCGCGGCGGAGACACTCACCCGGCCTTCCGGAGGGCGCGGTGGCTGA
- a CDS encoding HNH endonuclease signature motif containing protein translates to MFDDLADPADLTGIDDAALAAAITGWTQAEAATAARRLAAVAELVRRRANGPVECERWSCDNWDAMAAEVGAAMGVSHGIASGQMHLGTALRERFPLVAALFAEGKISARLVSLVVWRTGLIENASTVAKVDRDLARNLRRYGRLSLNKATAAIDAIVDYHDPGALRRTRNDTRSREVVFDSEAENSPGITAFWGRLYSTDASVLDQRLTAMARELCDADPRTIAQRRADALGVLAAGGQHLACTCGQPDCPTGADTGRGASAVVVHVVTDQDSVEVPADAELSGQGLAPATSQIVRPAAKPSLLIGGEVLPNPLLAELIASGAAIRTIRHPGTSAPEPGYRPSAALAEFVRCRDLTCRFPNCDRPAQFCDIDHTIPYGDGGPTCASNLKLVCRKHHLLKTFWTAWHDEQHPDGTVIWTAPTGQRYTTRPGSTILFPALCRPTAPVPPRPHQREGLPVPGRSLMMPTRRCTRATDRSRRIQAERALNAEHVAERNRPPPF, encoded by the coding sequence ATGTTCGATGACTTAGCGGATCCGGCCGATCTCACCGGGATCGATGACGCCGCGCTGGCCGCGGCGATCACCGGGTGGACCCAAGCGGAGGCCGCGACCGCGGCCCGGCGGTTGGCCGCGGTCGCCGAGTTGGTGCGGCGCCGCGCGAACGGGCCGGTGGAATGCGAGCGCTGGTCTTGCGACAACTGGGACGCGATGGCGGCCGAGGTGGGCGCCGCGATGGGGGTCAGCCATGGCATCGCCTCGGGGCAGATGCACCTCGGCACGGCCCTGCGGGAGCGTTTTCCGCTGGTGGCAGCGCTCTTCGCCGAGGGCAAGATCTCCGCCCGGCTGGTGAGCCTGGTCGTGTGGCGCACCGGGCTGATCGAGAACGCGTCCACCGTGGCCAAAGTGGACCGTGACCTCGCCCGGAATCTGCGGCGCTACGGACGTCTCTCGCTGAACAAGGCGACCGCGGCCATCGATGCGATCGTCGACTACCACGATCCGGGGGCGCTGCGGCGTACCCGCAACGACACTCGCAGCCGCGAGGTCGTCTTCGACAGTGAGGCCGAGAACTCCCCGGGCATCACCGCGTTCTGGGGGCGCCTTTACAGCACCGACGCCTCCGTGCTCGACCAACGGCTGACCGCGATGGCCCGCGAACTCTGCGACGCCGATCCGCGCACCATCGCGCAGCGCCGCGCCGATGCACTCGGGGTGCTCGCCGCCGGCGGGCAGCACCTGGCCTGCACCTGCGGGCAACCGGACTGCCCGACCGGCGCCGACACCGGTCGCGGCGCCTCCGCGGTGGTGGTCCACGTCGTCACCGATCAGGACTCTGTCGAGGTCCCGGCCGATGCGGAACTGTCCGGGCAGGGCTTGGCCCCGGCCACCTCGCAGATCGTTCGTCCCGCGGCCAAGCCCTCGCTGCTGATCGGCGGGGAGGTGCTGCCCAACCCGCTGCTGGCCGAACTCATCGCCAGCGGGGCCGCCATCCGGACCATTCGCCATCCCGGCACCAGCGCCCCAGAACCCGGCTACCGCCCCTCGGCCGCGCTGGCGGAATTCGTCCGCTGCCGCGACCTGACCTGCCGCTTCCCCAACTGCGACCGGCCCGCCCAGTTCTGCGACATCGACCACACCATCCCCTACGGCGACGGCGGGCCGACCTGCGCGTCCAACCTCAAACTCGTCTGCCGCAAACATCACCTGCTGAAAACGTTCTGGACCGCCTGGCACGACGAGCAGCACCCCGACGGCACCGTCATCTGGACCGCCCCCACCGGGCAGCGCTACACCACCCGACCGGGCAGCACCATCCTGTTTCCCGCGCTGTGCCGGCCCACGGCGCCGGTACCGCCACGTCCCCACCAGCGCGAAGGCCTACCGGTGCCGGGACGCTCCCTGATGATGCCGACCCGCCGCTGCACTCGCGCCACCGACCGGTCCCGCCGCATCCAGGCCGAACGCGCCCTCAACGCTGAACATGTCGCCGAACGCAATCGGCCGCCCCCGTTTTGA
- the trpA gene encoding tryptophan synthase subunit alpha, whose protein sequence is MTEGRLAGLFATCRAENRSALIGYLPTGFPDVATSITAMTALIESGCDIVEVGVPYSDPGMDGPTIAAATSAALAGRVRVRDTLAAVEAISNAGGRVVVMTYWNPVLRYGVDAFARDLAAAGGDGLITPDLIVDEADEWLAASDAHGLDRIFLVAPSSTPQRLATTVEATRGFVYAASTMGVTGARDAVSQAAPELVHRVREVSDIPVGVGLGVRSRQQATEIGAYADGVIVGSALVSALTDSVTALRGLTAELAAGVRQRTTTP, encoded by the coding sequence ATGACCGAAGGCAGGCTGGCCGGGCTGTTCGCAACCTGCCGCGCGGAGAACCGCTCGGCGTTGATCGGGTATCTACCCACCGGATTTCCCGACGTGGCGACCTCGATCACCGCGATGACCGCGCTGATCGAATCCGGATGCGACATCGTCGAAGTAGGCGTGCCCTATTCCGATCCGGGCATGGACGGTCCGACCATCGCCGCGGCCACCTCGGCTGCGCTGGCCGGCCGCGTGCGGGTGCGCGACACGCTCGCGGCGGTGGAGGCGATCAGCAACGCCGGCGGCCGGGTCGTGGTGATGACCTACTGGAATCCGGTGCTGCGCTACGGCGTCGACGCCTTCGCCCGTGATCTGGCCGCCGCCGGCGGTGACGGGTTGATCACCCCGGACCTCATCGTCGATGAGGCCGACGAGTGGCTGGCGGCCTCCGATGCACACGGGCTGGACCGGATCTTTCTGGTGGCACCGTCGTCGACGCCTCAGCGGTTGGCCACCACCGTGGAGGCCACGCGCGGTTTCGTCTACGCGGCGTCCACGATGGGGGTCACCGGTGCGCGGGACGCGGTCTCGCAGGCGGCACCGGAGCTGGTGCACCGTGTCCGTGAAGTCTCCGACATCCCGGTCGGTGTCGGGCTGGGGGTGCGGTCACGCCAACAGGCCACCGAGATTGGAGCGTACGCCGACGGGGTCATCGTCGGGTCGGCGCTGGTCTCGGCGCTCACCGACAGTGTGACGGCGTTGCGCGGGCTGACGGCCGAGTTGGCCGCCGGCGTGCGACAAAGGACGACAACACCATGA
- a CDS encoding TIGR02234 family membrane protein has protein sequence MAEPPARRHTQVPLRVAQLLLLAAAGGLWAASRLPWVTIRSADGLGQPTRTTVDGATWSTGLVALAVVLVAAAVAAVAVRGWPLRILALLVAGASLATGYLAVGQWAAGDVAARAAELADVPVQSLTSGTERHLVGAGIALAVAVVTLVAATLLMRAASYREAAAKYAAPAARRSRAQATGPATAGTAELSERMIWDALDEGRDPTDAEGLSEGR, from the coding sequence GTGGCTGAGCCGCCGGCCCGACGCCACACCCAGGTGCCGCTGCGAGTCGCCCAGCTGTTGCTGCTCGCCGCCGCCGGAGGACTGTGGGCGGCCTCGCGGCTGCCGTGGGTGACGATCCGCTCCGCCGATGGACTCGGCCAGCCGACCCGCACCACCGTCGACGGAGCCACCTGGTCGACGGGCCTAGTGGCGTTGGCGGTGGTGCTGGTGGCCGCGGCGGTCGCCGCCGTGGCGGTGCGGGGCTGGCCGCTGCGGATCCTGGCGTTGCTGGTCGCCGGGGCGAGCCTGGCCACCGGCTATCTGGCGGTGGGCCAGTGGGCGGCCGGCGACGTGGCGGCCCGGGCCGCCGAGCTGGCCGACGTTCCGGTGCAGTCGCTGACCAGCGGCACCGAGCGGCATCTCGTCGGTGCCGGTATCGCCTTGGCCGTGGCGGTGGTCACGCTGGTGGCGGCCACGCTGTTGATGCGGGCGGCGTCGTACCGGGAGGCGGCCGCGAAATACGCTGCTCCCGCAGCCCGCCGCTCGAGGGCGCAGGCCACCGGGCCGGCGACGGCGGGCACGGCGGAATTGTCGGAGCGGATGATCTGGGATGCCCTCGATGAGGGCCGCGACCCCACCGACGCCGAGGGCCTGAGCGAGGGCCGGTGA
- the trpC gene encoding indole-3-glycerol phosphate synthase TrpC encodes MSSATVLDSIIEGVRADVAAREARIPMAEIKAAAESVRPPHDVMAALREPGIGVIAEVKRASPSKGELASIGDPAELARAYEAGGARVVSVLTEERRFGGSLADLDAVRAAVSIPVLRKDFVVRPYQIHEARAHGADMLLLIVAALEQPALVSLLERTESLGMTALVEVHTEEEADRALQAEAKVIGVNARNLKTLQVDRDCFARIAPGLPSNVIRVAESGVRGPADLLAYAGAGADAVLVGEGLVTSEDPRVAVADLVTAGTHPSCPKPAR; translated from the coding sequence ATGAGCTCGGCTACTGTGCTCGACTCCATCATCGAGGGAGTCCGCGCCGACGTCGCTGCTCGGGAGGCCCGGATCCCGATGGCGGAGATCAAGGCCGCCGCCGAGTCGGTGCGGCCGCCGCACGACGTGATGGCCGCCCTGCGCGAACCCGGCATCGGGGTGATCGCCGAGGTGAAGCGGGCCAGTCCGTCGAAGGGGGAGCTGGCCTCGATCGGCGACCCGGCCGAGCTGGCGCGCGCCTACGAGGCCGGTGGCGCGCGGGTGGTCAGCGTGTTGACCGAGGAACGTCGGTTCGGCGGTTCGTTGGCCGATCTGGACGCGGTGCGCGCGGCGGTGTCGATCCCGGTCCTGCGCAAAGACTTTGTTGTACGTCCGTATCAGATCCATGAGGCGCGGGCGCACGGAGCGGACATGTTGTTGCTCATCGTCGCCGCGTTGGAGCAACCCGCCCTGGTGTCGCTGCTGGAGCGCACCGAATCGTTGGGCATGACCGCCCTGGTGGAGGTGCACACCGAAGAGGAGGCCGACCGCGCGCTGCAGGCCGAGGCGAAGGTGATCGGCGTCAACGCCCGCAACCTCAAGACTCTGCAGGTGGACCGGGACTGCTTCGCCCGCATCGCACCCGGTCTGCCCAGCAACGTCATCCGGGTCGCCGAGTCCGGGGTGCGCGGCCCCGCCGATCTGTTGGCCTACGCCGGTGCCGGCGCCGACGCCGTGCTCGTCGGCGAGGGGCTGGTCACCAGCGAGGATCCGCGCGTCGCGGTCGCGGACCTGGTCACCGCCGGAACTCACCCGTCCTGCCCGAAGCCGGCTCGTTGA
- the trpB gene encoding tryptophan synthase subunit beta: MARSSGPELPRPSAAVAEPTGHDPDTGGHFGVYGGRFVAEALMGVIEETTAAYDKVRTDAEYLDTLDRLQTHYTGRPSPLYEAERLSDHAGGARLFLKREDLNHTGSHKINNVLGQALLAKHMGKSRVIAETGAGQHGVATATACALLGLQCRVYMGAVDTERQALNVARMRLLGAEVIAVDAGSKTLKDAINEAFRDWVTNADETYYCFGTAAGPHPFPAMVRDFQRIIGLETRVQIQDQAGRLPDAVTACVGGGSNAIGMFHAFIDDPGVRLVGYEAAGDGVNTGRHAATFAGGSPGAFHGSFSYLLQDEDGQTIESHSISAGLDYPGVGPEHAQLRDLGRAEYRPITDTEAMDAFRLLCRTEGIIPAIESAHAVAGALQLGTELGRGSIIVVNLSGRGDKDVETAATWFGLLDEGAEQA; this comes from the coding sequence ATGGCACGTTCGTCGGGACCCGAGCTGCCCCGCCCCAGCGCCGCCGTCGCCGAACCGACCGGGCACGATCCGGACACCGGGGGCCATTTCGGTGTCTACGGAGGGCGTTTCGTCGCCGAAGCACTGATGGGGGTGATCGAAGAGACCACCGCCGCCTACGACAAGGTACGCACCGACGCGGAGTACCTCGACACCCTCGACCGGCTGCAGACGCACTACACGGGGCGCCCCTCCCCGTTGTACGAGGCCGAGCGGCTCAGCGATCACGCCGGCGGCGCACGCCTCTTCCTCAAACGAGAAGACTTGAACCACACCGGATCCCACAAGATCAACAATGTGCTCGGCCAGGCGTTACTGGCCAAACACATGGGCAAGAGCCGGGTGATCGCCGAGACCGGCGCCGGCCAGCACGGCGTGGCCACCGCCACCGCGTGCGCGCTGCTCGGCTTGCAGTGCCGGGTGTACATGGGTGCGGTCGACACCGAACGCCAGGCCCTCAACGTGGCGCGCATGCGGTTGCTCGGCGCCGAGGTCATCGCCGTCGACGCCGGTTCGAAGACCCTCAAAGATGCGATCAACGAAGCGTTTCGGGACTGGGTCACCAATGCCGACGAAACCTACTACTGTTTCGGCACCGCTGCCGGGCCGCACCCGTTCCCGGCGATGGTGCGTGACTTCCAGCGGATCATCGGCTTGGAGACCCGGGTGCAGATCCAGGACCAGGCCGGCCGACTGCCCGACGCGGTGACCGCCTGCGTGGGCGGCGGGTCCAACGCCATCGGTATGTTCCACGCGTTCATCGATGACCCGGGGGTGCGGCTCGTCGGCTACGAGGCCGCCGGCGACGGTGTGAACACCGGCCGGCACGCCGCGACGTTCGCTGGTGGCTCCCCCGGGGCGTTCCACGGCTCGTTTTCCTATCTTTTGCAAGACGAGGACGGGCAGACCATCGAGTCGCACTCGATCTCGGCGGGATTGGACTATCCCGGTGTCGGACCCGAACACGCTCAGCTGCGCGATCTCGGGCGCGCCGAGTACCGGCCGATCACCGACACCGAGGCGATGGACGCGTTCCGTCTGCTCTGCCGCACCGAGGGCATCATCCCGGCCATCGAATCGGCGCACGCGGTCGCCGGCGCACTGCAGCTGGGCACCGAGCTGGGTCGCGGCTCCATCATCGTGGTGAATCTCTCCGGCCGCGGTGACAAGGATGTGGAGACCGCGGCGACCTGGTTCGGGCTGCTCGACGAGGGCGCGGAGCAGGCATGA
- a CDS encoding peroxiredoxin, whose translation MKPGDTVADFELPDQTGTPRRLSALLADGPVVLFFYPAAMTPGCTKEACHFRNLTAEFAAVGAQRVGISADPVTKQAQFAEKHTFDYPLLSDADGAVAAEFGVKRGLLGKLLPVKRTTFVIDTDQRVLEVIASEFNMDSHADKALAVLQNRGAA comes from the coding sequence ATGAAACCTGGTGACACGGTGGCCGACTTCGAACTGCCCGACCAGACCGGCACGCCCCGCCGGCTCAGCGCGCTGCTGGCCGACGGGCCGGTGGTGTTGTTCTTCTATCCCGCCGCGATGACCCCCGGGTGCACCAAGGAGGCCTGCCATTTCCGCAACCTGACCGCCGAATTCGCCGCGGTCGGCGCCCAGCGGGTCGGGATCAGCGCCGACCCGGTGACCAAGCAGGCCCAGTTCGCCGAGAAGCACACCTTCGACTACCCGCTGCTCTCCGACGCCGACGGCGCCGTCGCCGCCGAGTTCGGGGTGAAACGCGGGCTGTTGGGCAAACTGCTGCCGGTCAAACGCACCACGTTCGTCATCGACACCGATCAGCGGGTGCTCGAGGTGATCGCCAGCGAGTTCAACATGGACAGCCACGCCGACAAGGCGCTGGCGGTGCTGCAAAACCGGGGGGCGGCGTAG